A part of Rhopalosiphum maidis isolate BTI-1 chromosome 3, ASM367621v3, whole genome shotgun sequence genomic DNA contains:
- the LOC113556030 gene encoding uncharacterized protein LOC113556030, which produces MAAFIGIGVLRHMLYRLIFWAAILLCLTQLLITLWKSDRPMAMKSSNINTRMILQNMIDFHIARTTTPPYESLLTVEPWVDKISVQSEQLIMDQVQKRLPNLPVSYWNQNKNKAMYYKNESCAKFPSIYELEFNNVYWQSLQTSNGSFHLYSAYYDVRKLSRIGPAVRILGMINRIEPTVKTHCQFWFDDYKQPVIVKIMEYKYIWYKKWGNYKQGIFQPYLIACQIPKSHHHVVPASVSLVENVCDKATNNLRVVYNRPAKKKGFAVCVKGLDFLYEDLSVRLVEWIELLHILGADKIFFYQLQVHPNISKVLDHYESVGRVHVTPLTLPGGQPNVPGFQHLYLTKKVNHKRQNELIPYNDCLYRNLYSYDYIALLDIDEVIMPLRTRTWKELMDTVMVKALAARNETRASYNVRNVYFLDDLIHTHGWFKTMPKYMHMLQHVYRSKNYTKPNQYVKCFHNPERALTLHNHFPLACLSQGCTSYAMDTADAHLQHYRADCVKTLKKTCTEFRQNSVIDTTIWRYKKDLISRVSNTLSSLGFFPAI; this is translated from the coding sequence ATGGCTGCATTCATCGGGATCGGCGTACTGAGGCATATGTTATACCGTCTGATATTTTGGgcagctatattattatgcctcACACAATTGTTGATAACGTTATGGAAATCAGACCGGCCGATGGCAATGAAGTCAAGCAATATCAATACCAGGATGATCCTGCAGAATATGATTGACTTTCATATCGCGCGGACCACAACGCCGCCATACGAGAGCCTGTTAACCGTCGAGCCGTGGGTGGATAAAATATCGGTGCAATCGGAACAGCTAATTATGGATCAAGTACAAAAACGGTTGCCCAATCTACCGGTGTCGTATTGGAACcagaataaaaacaaagcaATGTACTACAAAAACGAGAGTTGCGCTAAGTTTCCAAGCATATACGAATTGGAATTTAACAACGTGTACTGGCAATCGCTGCAGACTTCCAACGGATCGTTTCACCTGTACAGTGCTTATTACGACGTGCGAAAGCTGAGTAGGATCGGACCGGCGGTCCGGATACTGGGCATGATCAACCGTATTGAGCCGACGGTCAAGACTCACTGTCAGTTTTGGTTCGACGACTACAAGCAGCCGgttattgtaaaaatcatggaatacaaatacatatggTATAAGAAATGGGGCAACTATAAGCAGGGAATATTCCAGCCTTACCTTATCGCATGTCAGATACCCAAGTCCCACCACCACGTCGTACCCGCGTCCGTGTCACTGGTGGAGAACGTGTGCGACAAGGCCACAAACAATTTGCGTGTGGTGTATAACCGGCCAGCAAAGAAGAAGGGTTTCGCGGTATGCGTCAAAGGGCTGGACTTTCTGTACGAAGACCTGTCAGTGCGGCTGGTCGAGTGGATCGAGCTGCTGCACATCCTGGGTGCGgacaagatatttttttatcagctTCAAGTACACCCGAACATTAGCAAGGTGCTCGACCACTACGAGTCTGTGGGCCGCGTGCACGTGACACCGCTGACGTTGCCCGGCGGCCAGCCAAATGTTCCGGGATTCCAACACCTGTACCTGACCAAAAAGGTAAACCACAAACGGCAAAACGAACTGATACCGTATAATGATTGCCTATACCGGAACCTCTATTCGTACGACTATATAGCACTATTGGATATCGACGAAGTGATAATGCCATTACGGACCAGGACGTGGAAGGAGCTCATGGACACGGTGATGGTGAAGGCTCTGGCGGCAAGAAACGAAACCCGCGCTTCGTACAATGTCCGAAACGTTTATTTCCTGGACGATCTGATCCACACGCACGGTTGGTTCAAGACCATGCCCAAGTACATGCACATGTTACAGCACGTGTACAGGAGCAAGAACTACACGAAACCAAATCAGTATGTGAAATGTTTTCACAACCCCGAAAGAGCGTTAACGCTGCACAATCATTTCCCGTTGGCGTGCCTAAGCCAGGGCTGCACCTCGTACGCCATGGATACGGCGGACGCACATCTACAACATTATCGGGCTGACTGCGTAAAGACGCTGAAGAAGACATGCACGGAGTTTAGACAGAACAGCGTGATCGACACGACTATCTGGAGGTACAAAAAAGATCTCATATCCAGAGTGTCGAACACGTTGTCATCACTGGGTTTTTTCCCTGCCATATGA